DNA from Aggregatimonas sangjinii:
AGGCTTGTGAATATATCAACTATTCAAATTTGAGCATTAAGGAAATCGCTTATAAATTGAGTTTTCAAGATCCCTTTTATTTTTCCAGACTTTTTAAGAAATACATGGGTGTTTCACCTAGATTATATAAGAATGATTTATAAAATTAGACGATGTTCTATGGAAAGATTAATCCGAATAGAAATACTAATTGACGTACAATTTCAAAGTGGGTTCTCTACTTGTACGTATATAAAAAGCGAATGCGCTGGTGTATGAATGATCAAGATATGGGACGTTACTACAAAGCCGTTCTAAAAGATGATTGTACGAGCTTTCGGGATATAATATAGTGCGCTCAACGTGTGGGAAAAGAAATTTAAGGGTAAAATCTAGAGCATCTGCGTAATATCACGGACATTGGATTAAAAAAAACATCAAAACTTTCCGGAAACAACTGAAATCGCTTAAAGAGCGATTTTGAATTTATGACCTTCATAAACAAGCCACGGATACCTTGAGTTCATGGTCGAACATAAAGGAAGCCATCAGCTTTGCTTCTATTTTGATTGCTTTACTCGATAATCGAGATTTGAACCTGACTGCCGTTAGGCAAGTTGCTCCGTCCCGATATCGGGATGCCTCAACGGGCTAAAGTCTTATTTTATCGAATGCCTTGCAGGCCTGCCTTCCGTCAGGTAGGCTTGCCCCGAGGTCGTTTACGTGCATGCGTTTTTGCTTTCAGGAAACGTTTTAGTGAAAACTGAAAGAAGATATCGAAAGAGAGACCACTCTCTATTACGGCCACATGTTTTGCTTTCTCACGTAAACCATATTTATTCATAAAAAGTTTAGTGTTTCGGAAAAAACCTTTGAAACCCGTTCCAAAATGGCTATCGATGTAATTTGGCTTAGATATCGCTTTATAAAATTATAAATGATTCGGTCACGCTAATGCGTATGCTCTAAGGCCTTTTTATCGCAAAGCACGCCTAGAATAGGCTGTAAAGTCACCTCTCCCTATACATTCTGAACTTTACCACGAATCGCTCCTGAACGGTCCTATAGGGATTTCGGTACTGCTGTAAAGGTTACCTTCGTAACAATCTTCAAAGCCATAGCGCACGGCTATCGGTTCCTTCACCTGCGAACTTGATACGGCGATGGTTAAGTCGTCTTTGATGATGGCCTTCGCCGGATAAAATATCTGGTCAGACCCGGCTATAGCGAATCCAGAAAGACTATCTTCTTTCAGAACGAAATGTTCATTTATGGAAGTGGGTGATTTTTCAAATTTTACCATAGCGGTATTTCCTTTGATTTCGATAGCGCTGAAGGTCGGGGCGAGAAAATCAATTTTTTTGAAGCCGTAATCCCTATTCAACGCTAATCGCACCAGCCTATCGGCTATGGGTTCTTTTTTGGCGGGATGGATGTCGTCACAATCCCCGACATCCGTTGTGATGGCGATGCCTGAATTTGTGATTTCCCGAGCGGAGTTCGATTGTGCCTCCCTTAGTAGGGCAGCTTTGATCGCTGGAGTTTCCCTATGTTTTTCATATGCATATGGTGCTATTTGAACGAGGTAGAAGGGGAGTGTGGTGTCTTGCCATTGTGCGCGCCAGGAATTGACTAAGGTGTGCTGAAACGCCTTGTAAGCCTCCGGTTGGTTTCTATTGCTTTCCCCTTGGTACCATAAAAATCCCTTGATTGTAAAGTTTCGAAAAGGAGCTATCATACCATTATAGATTTCGGTGGGCCGCTTTCGTTTGGATGCGTCCGTTAGGGAGGTCTCAGGTATGGTTACAGCCGAAAATTTTGCAAGGGAGTCTTTGGGAATCCATGCTTCAATTTTTGTTCCGCCCCAAGCTGCCTCGATAATTCCGACCGGAACTTGAATGCTATCGAATAGTTTTTTCGCAAAGAGGTATCCGACGGCGCTGAAATTTGCGACATCGGCACTATCGGCTTCGACCCAACTGCCGTTTACAGTATCTTGGGGTTGCAAACTACCCGCCCTTGCTGAATTGAAAAGCCTAATGTTCGGATTTTTGGCTTCGGATAGAAACTCGGCAGCGTTATCTACTGGGGAATTTTTAAATCCTTTCACTGGCATTTCCATATTGGATTGCCCCGAAACGAACCAAAGCTCGCCCAACAGAATATTTTCATACCGTAACAAGCTGCTTCCCTGAATGTCGATAGAGTGTTTCTTAAAAGAGGCGGGAACTGTAGGTAGCGTGGTTCTCCATTTCCCTTCTTTATTGGTTGAGGTCTCGGAAATAGCACCCCAGCTAGTCGTCAATTTAATTGGAGTATCGGGCTTGTCATGGCCCCAAATGGCAATGGTATCGTTTTGCTGCAGGAGCATGTCGTTTCCGAAACAGCTTGGCGTGCCCGTTTGTGCGGATGCGATTGTAAAAAAGGTAGTCCCTAAGACCAAAAAAAATCCGATGTTTATTCTCTTCATTTGTCAGTTTTTAATTTGAATCGGAAACCCTAAAATTAAAATCCCCCTGTGTCGGAACACAAGGGGAAGTTAATGGAACTAACTTAACAAACAATACTAATTGAACAACATTTTAATAAGGCAGGTTTCTGACGGGGTCATTTAAACTATGCCCAATGCCGTTAATAAAAATGTAATTCGAATTTCTTATACGCTCTCTTTGAGACGTCGCTGAAGACGGAAATGGGAGCGGGGCCCGCCTATCATCGTTGATTTCGGTACGATAACGGTCATCGCGTAAGAAAGCAATTAAACCGGCTTCACCAGGTACCAACGTTTGAAAGATATATTGCGTAAAAGTTTCGCGCAGCGTCGGAATTTGGTCAACATAGGCATCAACGATGTGGTACCGGAGAACAGTTCTCAATTTTTCCATTTTTTCCGGTGTATCGACTCTAGCCATTGTTTCTTCAGGTGTCTCTGATTCAACCAAATCTTCGTCCCAAGATCCCGTAATTATTTCTATTACATCACCACCGCCGGTAAATGCATTGTTATTCAACATTAAATACGTTCTATTGGCGTTCGATGTTTGATTATACAACTCAACAAAACCCGCTTTTTCAATAGCTGCCACCAGGTAGTTATAGTTATCGCCAAGAAATTGCCCTTCATCTCCCGTTCTTTGCGCGAGAGGACTGTTGAAGAATTCCCAAGCGGTACTATCTTTCCATGGGTCTACAATGTTCAATTCGGGATTAAAATCGTAGTTATCCTGTAACGGTAAATCGCAGCCGAACAGCAGGGTTAGGAAACTTATTAATAACAGATATTTTGTATGTTTTTTCATGTTTGTCAATTTTAATTAGCGCCGTATCCGGGATTTTGTTGGCCTAGGTTAGGGTTTTCCTGAAAATGCTCAAAGAAAATAGGTAAAAGTATCTTGGTTTCATCAATTAGGGACTCACCACGGTTAAGATATGCGTCGTTCATTGTCTCGACAAATCTGTCGGTGCGTATTAAATCCCATACACGTTTTCCTTCACCTAGTAGCTCAAACTGTCTTTCATCTAAAATATAGGACTCCCGTTCTTCAACCGAATCACCGAATTCCTCTTCACTCGCATCTGGTAAAAGTCTGGCTTCTCGAACTTCGTTTACAAGTTCAAGCGCACGTTCTGTATTGCCTAATCGGTTCTCTGCCTCTGCTAATAATAGTAGTTGACCGGCATAACGATACAAAACGATATCGGTATCATCAAAATTCGCATTATAGTTCGTTTTATGCCATTTGGCGACACGTTGCTCAAAAACCTGTTCATCATCAGCGTTCGTTTCATCCGGGTTAACATCTACACCGTCCTCAATACTGGCATAGTATCTAAAGTCTCCGTATATAGGTCTCAGAAATTCATTAACGTTTCCTTCATCATCCTCCTCAAATACGACACGTTCTAGCGGTGGCTCCGAGTCGGGATACTTCGTCACCCATCCTAAGGAATCGATAGGGAACCGATCTCTCCATTTTAGTTCTAACTCACCGGAAATATAGTATCCCGGCAAACCTGCGAAAAGGAGTGCTGAATATCCAGATCTATTTCCCCTAAAATTACCATTAGCTTGTTGCGGGTCTAACTGGTCGTAAAAAATAGAAAAAATAAGTTCAGAACCGACTTGTAATTTCCCTCTTTCATCTTCAAACTGACCATCAAGGCCTAAGAAGGGTCCTTCACTATCATTATTATTGTAGAACAAGCCTTCCCAATCGGGAATATTGTCTACCAAACTATGTGCCCCCAAGGCTATCATTTCATCTAAGGCGGTTTTTGCACTGGCCGGATCGTTCATCCACATATGTACTTCCGCCTCATAGGCAAGGAGACTGGCGGTAGACCATCTAAAGGGTCTAGACGGAGAAGCGACAAGTTCTTTCGCCCTTAATAAGTCTGGAACTACAATGGTCTCCATGATCGTGCTGGCATCGGTTCTTGACTTGAATAAGTCCGGACCTGCTACTTCGGTAGGTTCTGTAAACAAAGGTACGGCACCCCATACCTTGACCATTGTAAAGTAAGCATATGATCTCAAAGCCAATGCCTCTCCCAACAAACTCTGATCAGCCCCACTAATTTGCGGTATTCTATCAATTGCCAAATTCGCTCTGTTGACCATGGTATACATGACATCCCATCGGGTAGCCGCGGGATCACCTTCGGTAACATTATTGGTAACGATTTCAACACTTGTCGCAGATGCTGATTCTGAACCTCTGTCATGATTATCAGATCGCAATTCGCCCCATAAAAGATGATCCTCACGGTAGGCGGTTTGCATGGCATCGTAAATTGCTATTACCCCGGCTTGCGCATCGTCGTTATCTCTCCAAAAATTAGTGGGTGCAATTTCACTTATCGGCACTTCATCAACTAAATCGTCGCAAGAAACGCTCACGGCCATCAACAATAAAAATATGACTGCATATTTTAAATTGTCCTTTATATATTTTTCCTTCATCTCTATTTTTTATTTAAATTGAAAATTTAGTCCAAGAATAATTTCACGGTCGTTCGGATATCTTAAATCATCTTGATTTACCCGTAGTGGATTACCTCTTCTACCCAATTCCGGGTTGTATCCAGTATATTCCGTCCAGGTTAGTACATTGTTCACTGCAAGATTTACCGACAAAGCGCCCAACCAATCAACTTTATCTATAAAAGTCCTTGGGAAATTGTAATTCAATCGAACGTATCTTAGCTTAATCCAATCCCCGTTTTGAACATAAAAACTATTTGGTCTGTTCCTAAGCTGGGGTACTCTATTCAATCGAGGCCAAACCGTAACATCGCCTTCTTCTCTCCAGGCGTTTTCGATAAAAATCGGGTTCGGTGTTTGGTTGGATGATCGAAGATCATTTCTATCCTCATCCCATCTTGCCCAAATATCGGCACCTAAACTGTAATCGAATAACGTGCTAAGGGTAAAGTCTCCATATCTAAAGGTATTGGACCAACCTCCGAAAAATTCGGGCAAACCATTACCGATAACCTTTCTATCGTTCGCTGGGTCTATGTTGAAATCCCCGTTTAAATCAGCCCAAATAATATCACCCCCCTCTAAGACTGAACCATTCGAACTCAATTGATTTACATTTCCTGAAAATGGTGCACCATTTAAGCTGTAATCAACGAAGTTTCCATCTCCATCAAAATTTGGAGTTAATTGAACACCGTCATCGGTAAAGGCATTCGACTCCGTGTACTGGAAAATCCCCGTATTCTCGAATCCAAATATGTTTCCGATGGGTTCACCCTCCGCAATTTGGTAGTCACCATTGAAAAAGGCAGTGCCTCCGGCCAACTCGGTGACCTCGTTCTCAAGATACGATATGTTGAAATTACTGTTCCAAACAAATTTATCCGTCCTCAATATATCCCCACCGATACTAAAATCAATACCTCTATTTTCAATAGCACCTACATTCTGCAGTAAAGAACTAAATCCAGATTCTTCCGGCAGAGGCACTTGTGCCAAAAGGTCTGTGGTGGTTTTCTCCCAAAAATCTATACCTAAATTAAGTCGATTCCTGAACATATCCAATTCCAGTCCTAAATTAACGGAAGTAGTGCTTTCCCAGCTTAATTCCGGGTTACCGATACGAGATTGTGATACCCCGGGTGCTGTATAATTAGCTCCGGGTACCAATGCGCTGGTAAACGCGTAGTTGGCAATTCTTTCATTTCCGATTTCACCATAACTAGCTTTGAGAAGCAGGTTGTTAACAGTAGTACTTTCTTTTAAGAAATTTTCGTTGCTTATTCTCCACCCGATACTGGCGGCCGGAAATAGACCGTACTCATTTTCATCTCCAAATCTTGATGAACCATCCCGTCTCACGGAAGCGCTGAGAAGATACTTATTCTTGTAATCATAATTGAAACCTCCGAATAACGAGAAGAGATTGTGCTTTTCTGTACCTGTACCGGAATCTATCCCTAAGTTTAAGGGATCTACATTATTGAATGTTCTTATATCACTAGACACGAATTGTCCGCCGACTTCAAGATATTCAAGATTCCATCTTTGGATTTGCATCCCTGCAAAGGCGGCAAAGTCATGATCACCCCACGAATTACTGTAATTGACGAAATTTTCTTGTTGAATATCGTAATCAAGATTTTCGCGTAGCTGCCCGGTCGGTGGATTGGATGGGTTGCCTTGAGCTAAAGAAGGGATAAAGTCTTCTCTTTTCCTGAGACTAAAATTAATACCCAAGGTAGATTTCAATTTCACATTCGGAAAAATCGCCCATTCTGCATAATTGAAGACTTGCGTTCTCCATCTTCTGTCTCGAACCGTATTTATAGTTGCCGCGGCCAAAGGATTTCTTCGTCCGGCAATCGTAGGTGTAAAATCGCCGTTGGGCTCGAATAACGGAAAATTTGGAATCCTTTGTACGATCTGACGAAAAACGTCAGCTTCTCTTGTCCCGTTTCTGTCCTCGAAAGATAAGTTTATTCTTGTGCCTGCTTTGAGTTTACTACTAACATTCGCATCGATTCTTAGCAAGGTATTCAATCTTTTGTACCCACTATTTATAACAATACCCTGTTCGTCTAAATAACCTGTATTCCAATAAAAAGTACCTTTTTCCCCACCACCACTTAGTGCAACGTTCGTTTGTGTCCTAGTTGACGGTCTTGTGACTAGGTCTTGTAAGTCAAAAGAATTTCTATTTAAAAGGCCTAAGGAATCTCGCTCTTCACCTGTTAAATTT
Protein-coding regions in this window:
- a CDS encoding sialate O-acetylesterase translates to MKRINIGFFLVLGTTFFTIASAQTGTPSCFGNDMLLQQNDTIAIWGHDKPDTPIKLTTSWGAISETSTNKEGKWRTTLPTVPASFKKHSIDIQGSSLLRYENILLGELWFVSGQSNMEMPVKGFKNSPVDNAAEFLSEAKNPNIRLFNSARAGSLQPQDTVNGSWVEADSADVANFSAVGYLFAKKLFDSIQVPVGIIEAAWGGTKIEAWIPKDSLAKFSAVTIPETSLTDASKRKRPTEIYNGMIAPFRNFTIKGFLWYQGESNRNQPEAYKAFQHTLVNSWRAQWQDTTLPFYLVQIAPYAYEKHRETPAIKAALLREAQSNSAREITNSGIAITTDVGDCDDIHPAKKEPIADRLVRLALNRDYGFKKIDFLAPTFSAIEIKGNTAMVKFEKSPTSINEHFVLKEDSLSGFAIAGSDQIFYPAKAIIKDDLTIAVSSSQVKEPIAVRYGFEDCYEGNLYSSTEIPIGPFRSDSW
- a CDS encoding SusC/RagA family TonB-linked outer membrane protein, yielding MTCKEQLGMKRSLPFKEGFASIAKSLAMVLTLLLSYSAVAQTTVSGTVSATDGTPIPAVNIVQKGTTNGVSSDFDGNYTIRMQGGSQILVFSSLGFATKEMEVGDRNTLNVTLEEDSENLDEVVVIGYAPVSRKKVLGALASVKSEEIVQATPTSAFDAVQGKLAGVQILTNNGPGGGFDISIRGVSTFGAGTSPLYVVDGQQLENIDNLDPNDIKTLEVLKDGATAAIYGSKAANGVVLITTKSGRQGDLKIDVSTVTGYSTLVGDLPVANSAQRLDYVRTRTNRDPENLTGEERDSLGLLNRNSFDLQDLVTRPSTRTQTNVALSGGGEKGTFYWNTGYLDEQGIVINSGYKRLNTLLRIDANVSSKLKAGTRINLSFEDRNGTREADVFRQIVQRIPNFPLFEPNGDFTPTIAGRRNPLAAATINTVRDRRWRTQVFNYAEWAIFPNVKLKSTLGINFSLRKREDFIPSLAQGNPSNPPTGQLRENLDYDIQQENFVNYSNSWGDHDFAAFAGMQIQRWNLEYLEVGGQFVSSDIRTFNNVDPLNLGIDSGTGTEKHNLFSLFGGFNYDYKNKYLLSASVRRDGSSRFGDENEYGLFPAASIGWRISNENFLKESTTVNNLLLKASYGEIGNERIANYAFTSALVPGANYTAPGVSQSRIGNPELSWESTTSVNLGLELDMFRNRLNLGIDFWEKTTTDLLAQVPLPEESGFSSLLQNVGAIENRGIDFSIGGDILRTDKFVWNSNFNISYLENEVTELAGGTAFFNGDYQIAEGEPIGNIFGFENTGIFQYTESNAFTDDGVQLTPNFDGDGNFVDYSLNGAPFSGNVNQLSSNGSVLEGGDIIWADLNGDFNIDPANDRKVIGNGLPEFFGGWSNTFRYGDFTLSTLFDYSLGADIWARWDEDRNDLRSSNQTPNPIFIENAWREEGDVTVWPRLNRVPQLRNRPNSFYVQNGDWIKLRYVRLNYNFPRTFIDKVDWLGALSVNLAVNNVLTWTEYTGYNPELGRRGNPLRVNQDDLRYPNDREIILGLNFQFK
- a CDS encoding RagB/SusD family nutrient uptake outer membrane protein: MKEKYIKDNLKYAVIFLLLMAVSVSCDDLVDEVPISEIAPTNFWRDNDDAQAGVIAIYDAMQTAYREDHLLWGELRSDNHDRGSESASATSVEIVTNNVTEGDPAATRWDVMYTMVNRANLAIDRIPQISGADQSLLGEALALRSYAYFTMVKVWGAVPLFTEPTEVAGPDLFKSRTDASTIMETIVVPDLLRAKELVASPSRPFRWSTASLLAYEAEVHMWMNDPASAKTALDEMIALGAHSLVDNIPDWEGLFYNNNDSEGPFLGLDGQFEDERGKLQVGSELIFSIFYDQLDPQQANGNFRGNRSGYSALLFAGLPGYYISGELELKWRDRFPIDSLGWVTKYPDSEPPLERVVFEEDDEGNVNEFLRPIYGDFRYYASIEDGVDVNPDETNADDEQVFEQRVAKWHKTNYNANFDDTDIVLYRYAGQLLLLAEAENRLGNTERALELVNEVREARLLPDASEEEFGDSVEERESYILDERQFELLGEGKRVWDLIRTDRFVETMNDAYLNRGESLIDETKILLPIFFEHFQENPNLGQQNPGYGAN